GTGTTTTCAGAGTCTCTTACTTATCGAAACAGTGACGTCATGAATATTATTTCTGATGTTAACGATGATTAATTTTTCCATATTATCTCTCTGAaagtaatttattttcctcaaagGTCTTTTTTAAAACGTTTGAACGGACGCCAAAATGCGCCTTATTTCTATCACACCATTTCAATGTTTGTCCGAAGTCGGATGCGCTTTCGTATCAACTAGTTTTCAGAATTATGCGTCCTGAACTCTTGGCGTTGatgtgtcagtggcgtggcgtgaattgcgatgtatcgattgttatgccatttaaacctatggtaaagaatcgattttcaaggtgttcgctgcgaacaccctgttcatcgatccttttccataggtttaaatgacagatcaatcgatacatcgcaaagcacgccacgtcactgtgATGTGTACATACCTAATTCGCACTTGATCGATTAGCCTTACTCTGATTTTAAAACGCCTAGGTAGCACTAAACTTCTACATTAATGCTGAGAAATGAGAAGGGTGCGAGTGGAGAGACCCTCCTCCAATAATTTCATCAACCCCACGTCATTTTGAAGGAACTGGGCCAATTATTACAGCCTGGATCCCTGAGGGGGAACCATAGGAACTTGGTATCCACCATTTGAAACCTTTTCGTTCCAATATTACGTCCAAGACTCATTAGTGGCATTAGCAATGCTAATCATGGTCGCTTTGCCCTGCACTCTGCACAGATCCGCTCTGAGTCAATTTGAGAATTTGTATTCGGAGTTAGAAGGTCCGATCCGGTCCTAACTGCGGGAAATGACCGCTGTGAACCCTGGCGTAACGTATTAATTCGATAGTTTCCTTTTACCTTTGTTACCCTTACCATTGGCCGCGCCTTAGCGTTCCGGGCGATCCTCGCGGGCGGGGTATTTTCAACGGCGAGGTTGTCTGTGAAGCAGGTGTGAAGTTGACTGCGCAAGGTTTTATAGCATTTACATCTCATTTCGACTCCCTCCTTGTCGTTCCGCCATCGCCATGAGCCCTCATATTCCTCCCCGTCCTCCCTGAGGGGTGGTGTGGTGCCCAGCCGGGGGTACATAACATCTATTTCTCCTCCTATAATCAGTGATGTCAGATCGAGGCTACGAATCTCTCATTTTTCAAGATTTAGCGTTTAATCCATGTCGCTCTGTATATGCTACAGCTCAGAGAACTCCTCCGGGGTTTTCTGGCGATCTTGAATACTTGAAATTTCGGGAAATCACTGAGGAGTTAGGGAATTCTGCGAGTAGCACGCCAGCTTGGCAATTTTAGCGCGAGAGAGCGCGAATAACTTTTGAGTGCTACCATTCATGACTTGAATCTCCAGAAGTTAAAAGTGCATCCAAAGTTCAGCAAaaataatcaaaaggaaatggAATTTAATGAAAGTTTTGTTAGACGGTCGgagaattcgaaaattttggagttatGGAAGAACAAATAACAAAATTCAGGGAAAGTCAAAGAACTGAATAAGGAAAAAATCCAGGAAACCTTCCGGCTAGGTTCATTTTAGcccatcggttttttttttttttttttttttttgagcatcTCCATGATCATACAGAGGAAGTCTGAAGTTTCTGATCTtgctgaatttttcaattcctGCGGCAACTTCTCTCTTCCAACTTGGAACTTCAAAGGATTGCATATTATTAAtatttgaaacatattttacGTGAAGTCGGAGTCTATTGTCAGATAAAATCCTAAGTCAAGTTCCACGACGGTTTAAGAGCTCAATGACTGCTGTTGGAGAAGTGctacgagaaattttagaaggtTAGTGAAAGATCTGGATCCTTGTGCATGGATTTGAAGAATCTAATGGATGAGGGGGATTCGACTTCCGAGTGAAACGACGTCAAAAGTTGCtctcctctccctccctcccccctttctCCAGCTGAGGACAGATATTAAAACGTCCAACCGGCAACTCCCCCGACTTTCACTCTCTTTGACCACGTCGTATCACGGTCCCCGCGCACAGATGCCAAATCTCCAAAAATGTTAAAGATTATTCCTAGAGAGTCTCCGGTCTATTATTTATCCTGCTGAAATTCATTATAAGAATTCTGTTTTTTCGATCTGATCTAGCAGCTTTTCTCATTGCTTtggaaatatttatatttcgaaAAAGTTGCGAACCAGAGCGCTTCGCACACAGGCAAATAAAATCAAAGAGCTTCTGGTTCAGGTTTAATCGGACAAGGATTCATTTCGATGCTGTCAGTGGTTCTGATGAGTTTCTaatttataattaaaattattttccaacatGAAGTCATTCTTGGCGCATTTATGATGCACCTCAGAAGATTCGGGCTTGACGAGGAGGCATGAAATTTATTCTATATAGGTCGtcaacaaaataattttatgcAGGAAGATAGGAAATGTGCCTATCATAGTCTATGAATATCATAATATCTAGTGGAATTAGTACGTCCCTTTGCAGGCACATGCTGCCGAACttactcaattttaaaaaaaaatccggaaagtCCAATTGAAACTAGCTTGTTCATACAAACTAATGCCATTCATTCATGCATGCTAGGGAAGAGGAGTGAGAACCTTGAAAACTGCTTCAGAGTCTGTCTTAGGACAAATTCTCTGCTGAGTACATTTAAGGGCTTCAATTTTAATTTGGGgacatttcaataatttctGCAACAAATACTGAATTTGAGGAAATACTGTCTATACACACAGCCAATGCACCTTTACGCTTATGCTGTCTGTCTCCAACTTATGATTCTATGAAGCTCAATTACTTTCCTCTTCTTGCCTTTTTATGTCAGGACTCTTTACAGTTTCTTTCCATGAGTTTTGTTTTGACcatctttgttttttctatgtTTCAGAAAAAGCTTTTCAAGTGCCACCTTTATGCGAGCTCGCAGCATTTTGTGTAGCATCTCATATCCCATTTGAATTAGTAGAACAAGTATATCCCCCTGTTCCTGAACAACTTCAACTCCGAATAGCCTTTTGGAGCTTCCCAGACAATGAAGAGGATATCAGGCTCTACTCTTGTCTGGCCAATTCTAGTGCTGATGAATTTCAGCGAGGGGAGCAGTTGTTCAAGGCAAAGGCAGTCAAAGATCCCCTTCAGATAGGTGtgttatcaattttcattttcgtcTATGGTCTTTCAAGTCCATGAAATTTTCGGCCAGATATTTGCGTAAAAGCCCCAGCAAATCaactgagaaaatttaaggGATGTTGATATCCTCATCTTGATGATCTTGAAGTGCCATAGATATGTTGAAAAAGGTAATGTAGCAAATGAGTGGAAGGTACTTCAAGAGAAAATGGGGGATGTGAGAAAATACCTCCACAAGTAGGGTAGTTCATAGTGTTTTTCCATGTAATAACACATGGATATGTCAGTAAATGACTCTCGAAtttatttcaaagttttagaTGAAAAGTAACACTAGTCACACACTTACAGAAATTAgggtatttattattttttttaattgttattgAAAAGAGAcagatttttatttcacactcctcatttctcaaaaacaaaagttgagatattagtcgactttacaaaaataatatgcaataattgcgactcaggccatgctttaatgaaaaaacaatgtgcaaaaggatgttaatatatttacaattttaccttaACATGGTGGAACTCGCAAACGTTTCGACCAACACTTTGGTCTTCATCAGTGCGAAGGAAAGCATAGACAAGAATAAAAAACACTGGCAAGATGAATAATAacaaagaaaaagggaaaagcaTTGCAAAATTCCTACATGGTgtatggaaaaaacaaaaaggtcTACAGGACAAAGAGAGCAAGACAAGATGCGAAGTAAAACAGCAATAAGCTCGAACAGCTGCTAAATCGAAACGTTTGCGTGTCCACCATGttaaggtaaaattttaaatatattaacgtcctcttgcacattgtttttttattaaagtatGACCTGAGTCACAATTATTGcatattatttttgtaaagtcggctaatagctcaacttttgttttcgcattatgagtagccgaaaaccaAAAAATCTTGCTCCTCCTTTCCCTGAGCAGAATTCAAATTTAAGATAAATTCCTGGCCAAGTCTCGTTTCTTAAATGTTGCTTAGAATCAAAGGTAAGTAGAACGCAGCAAAATATTCGAACATGAAGACCTGCATGTAACctgtacaaaattttaaattcgagATTTGACTGTTTTGTAGAGAAgtgaaaatttttgaggaagctttttatttttatttctaatcCAGTTTCATATCTTTGTATTCACTTATTTTACtgtggaaaatttttaaaatttgtcccCTGTCATTTTTTAGGATTTCATTTGAGTGCATCAGTGCACACTCACAATGCATCCCAGATCAAATACCAGTTTGTTGTTGCGATCACATTCGACCGCCGTCGTATTACCTCGTGCACTTGTACATGCAACTCATCGGCATACTGGTGCTCTCATATCGTAGCAGTATGTTTACATCGTATACATTGGGTAAGCAATCACTGTACTTCATAGCCTGTTAATAATTCTAAATGACTCCTTGTGGCTATACTTGACAGTGGATGAAAAacatattcctaatttttcagtgGTAACAAAATTCCTATAGTTTGTTCACCTAGTAGGTACCTATGTAATTGTTTGTGTATGAAATATtgtagtttcttttttttcaatttttttttattgatacaGCAGACCCAAATCTTCTGTTATAGCTTGTTCTTCGTCGTCATAATTGTAGTGGTATTACATACAATTTATTCGGCTCCAAAACATCTAATGGGCATAAGGCATACAAAATTAGTTTTAACATACAATTTTAATGTTGAAGCGTCAGTAAAGGAAGATGCATACATTTTGGGAGTTTAAGGGAACAGAAAACTAAGGCTGTCAGGGAAAGCATGATAAGTAATCCCATCTTTCTTTAATAGTTTATGTTGATTTTATCTTTCAGCCAAATCAAGTGACTCTACGAGCACCAGTTAGTGAAAGTTTATCCCGACTTCAGAGGGATCAGTTACAGAAATTTGCACAATATCTCATTAGTGAATTACCTCAACAAATCCTTCCTACTGCTCAAAGGATATTAGATGAATTACTGTCACCACATCCTTCGGTGATAAATTCGgtgagtcatttttttttttgctcctttGCACACAATCTTCAACTATGGATGGGGCTCAAATACAAAGTTTGCAGCATTTTTATGCTCTCAGCATTTTATATTTAAACCtctattttccagttttaagtTATACTGAGGGGAAATACAGAACATAGTTTAAAGATGGTCAAATTGAATGTCAAAAAGATTTAATGGaagcttggatcttgagtcaTTTTCAAATTGACTCATACGCAATGGTTTCAAGTGCCAGCAACCTCCAACGGATATAGTGAAGAATTTGTTTGTTTAgtaattatattttccttaccTAATAGAATGTATCGGCAACATGCTTTTTAGCTGCAGTCCATTTTCATTCACAGAGAAGTCTCTCAAACATAGGCATGCAACGGAAGTTGAGGCACCTCTGAACTCCTCATTTCCTGATAATTCTCAGCCAAAAAAATTCCTGTTGTCAGTGGATTGTAAAGCATAGTTATATTTGATCATCTGATCATTATCTCATAAGAGTAGAATTTATTTGAGGCAGCAAGAGCTTTAGCCAACCTTCTCTGATTGACaactttttttgagcaataCATTTTCTCCATGTTAAGGAAAGCTCAAAGAaactgttcaaaaaaaaaagaaaattaataaaaacattGCATGAAATTACTCTAATTTTGGTCAATTTGCTTCATTCCTTAATTGCCAAAGATTCAAAGAGATTCTAGTGTAATTTGTGAGTTTAAACTCTAACGGTCAAATGTTAGCCTCTTTATAATTGCTTAATAAACTAAATATGAATGGCTGTTCATGGCTCATTTACCTGAATGTTGCATTACTCAGTTGAAACTTTGGAGAAAAAACTATACAATTCACACACGCTATCATTTCCGTTTTGATTTCTTTACATCAATTCACTGTTCGTGTAGTTAATATCAGTTCTGTAGTAATTATAACATCGCATACTTAATGTACAATTGTTTTGGACTGCAGGTCAGCGGTGCCCCAGACCCGACAGCCGGAGCATCAGCAAACGAACAAACAGCGTGGTACCTTGATGAAAAAACACTTCAcgataatataaataaaatcttaATTAAATTTTGTGTTCCGGCGCCTATAGTATTTAGGTAAGTACCCTCTCCATCCGTAATTTGATTCATTCATACTAAAGAGGTCAATGTCAATCGAGAGACACCTGTCTGAGGAACGGACTAAATTAAAGTGTCAAAGACCACATTAGGATCGCTGAGGGtcaaaaatcaccaaaatatttcaaattggGCTACCAGCATGTTTCTTGGTGAAAATGTAGTTTAAGGTACAAAAGTCCATCGGGACCCAAGCTGGATCTCCCATGGTTCTCTGTATTTTGGCCATTTTAGCCTTTTTCTTAAGAAAATCCtgaaaaagtgggaaaaaattttgatatctcatcagggaaaaatcagagaatgagCATCATCGTCAATTCTGGACAATATAATTAAATTTCAGGATTGAAGCTCTAGAGCTTTTTCTGCTTTTTAAATaaagtaataataaaataaattaatggtACCAACAAAATGCGTATTGTTCACATTtaagaaatcatttttttctattttcttttcctgattACTATTCCACTAACCAAACTTTTTATTTCACCATCATTAAGAATAATTaatgtttttctcttctttttcaaatttcagtgatGTAAATTATTTATCAAATACTGCTCCTCCTGCCGCATCAGAATGGACGAGTTTACTGCGCCCATTGAGAGGGCGAGAGCCGGAGGGCATGTGGAACTTACTATCCATTGTACGAGAAATGTTCAAGCGCAACGATTGCAATGCACTCCCATTGTTAGAAATAATCACCGAAGAGTGTGTGGCAATCGAACAGGTATATTTTTCTGtatcaaagattttttttttctcatcgtgCTCGTATTATTTGCTGGTCTCAGCTTTTTGAAACTGCTAAAGCGGACAGCGGACACTTCTATGGAAGGCTCACACTTACGAGAcagcaatttttgtcgattaTCATTGTTTTTGTACCAAAAAGAGGTGGTATCTCTTTTAATTCACAGTGTGGGAATTTAGATTCAGTTTGATGATCAATGTAATTGTTGACTTGAGAgataaatcgatggccaaagtgtgcaATCATttatttctgctcctattttatttttttgaagagaaacaagtcaactatatagcttgaaatttccacaaaatattctgctaatagggaaaaaaatcaaggaagcttTCAAGAACTTAAGTTgtttagtttttcaaagaaaaaataagggatGACCGGAAGTTTATAATGTCGCAAACAGAGGTACGTAGTTTTGCATCTGAGCcatagaaatgaaaaatttgctttatcctttttttttaaatcctttttataaaattagGGGCTGAATTGAGTATCCTCAAGGAGGTGTCTCAAAAGTCTCTCCTTTTTTAAGGTTGAAAACTTCTTATAATATGGAAATTAGGAGTTCAAATTCTGAAATACTTGGCATTGGCACAGTATGTAGTGACATAAAAACAATAGTATATGCCTCTATGCTCAAATTTTTTGTGCAGCTCACCAggtaaatttatgaaatgtttatcaaaaatgaaacttaCAAACCACGTATCAAGTTGGTGGCGTTTTAAAATCTCGCCTCCCATTTAATTTCtctaaaggagagcaaatcaacatctgtccttgaaattctctgagaatatttttttgtatggagaaggaaaatcttagaagTGTTTATAaattgacattgagtagttttctatttcaaaagtaaagtatgacatgaAGTTCGCAACATGGTCTGAGAGTTTGACCTTCGTTATGGTCTTTGGCTCTTAAAATCATAGAATACAAAGAAATCACCAAAAATTGCCTCCATGCACCTGTAATTCTCTCTAGTGTTcataaaaattcttcaaaaaatttgttttccctaattaatttttttactgccGGGTAGAATAAATTTCTTCTATTTGGTACTCTGTCCATGTGGCATTGAATTTTACCACTGATAAGCGAAAAGACTTACAATTTTCTTGTATCAAATTCAAGTGTATCCTTAGCGAATTTGTCCTTCCATTAATTTGTACTTGGGCTTCTTTTGGGCTGCTATTAATCTTTGCTCTTGTAACATGttgctttgttttttctagATTCTTGTCTGGTGGTTCAGCACAAAAGTTGCACTTCAAGGAGGAAGTTTGTCAAGCGGTGGCCATGGCGGAGGAAAACACTCAAGCATGAACAGCAACTCACATTCAATGCAGCATGCGTGTGCTTCCCTTTGCGATGAAATCGTCATTCTTTGGCGGCTAGCAGCTCTCAATCCTGGGATCTCACCAACAGAGCGTTCTCTCCTTCAAGCTCAGTTCAAGCAGTGGCATATTAAAGCTCTAGATAAGGTGATGAAGAACAAAATGCTCAACACTTCAAATTCTAAGTCAGGTTCATCGCACAACAACTGGAGAGTGGACAGTGAAGTTTTTAGCGGATTCAAACCCGCTGTCGAAGCTTGTTTCCTTGACTGGGAAGATTATCAGATTCCCGGTATTACATATAATGACGTAAGCTGCGGCGGAGCTTGGCTGTACACCACTCAGCCATTCACCGCTTGTTTCAAACATAGTGAATCAGCTTCTCGAACGGATCATATCGTTTTCAATCCTGTTAGCTCATCGCAGATAGTTTTACACTGTGATCACCACCCTCGTCACCAGCATGATTCTCGAGGAAATCACCACCATCATCACGGCTTCCATGTGCGGCCGAGTCGTTCGCAGAAACAACCACTGCCTGAAAGCTTCCCGTACTGCGGAACTTCCAGAACTGATATGTCCCCTTCAGATTTGATTTCCTACGACCATCCATTGAGCGTGACTCAAGGATTGAGGCTCATGTCACGGATGAATGATCTCGCCAATCTTACAAATGTAGCTGGAATTAATAACTCAAACGATGGAGATAATAGAAGCTCAGTCAGTAGTGAAGGATTTTGTGAGAATAATGGACCAGATACGCCTCCACCAGTCGATGCATCAGATTCGCAAGACGGAGGTGGAAGTGACTCATCATCCAGCTCAGCTCACCTTCGCCACGCCAAATCCAAGAACATATCCTCCTCATCTACTTCAAATAATCGCAGTGGTGATGAAAGTGATTACTCTATGAAAAACATTCAACTGCCCAGCAGCTCAAAAGATACCCCATCTACTTCTAAAACCGACGATCAATCTTTGAAGAAAGATGATGTTTTTATCGAAACTACCCAACCATCAACAACAGCCCCTGTCATAACAGCTACAACATCAAATGCAACCCCTGAAAATGGTGACAAAAGGCGGCTCTCCAAAGATGACAGCATCTCTTCTTCCAATTCGGACTCACAACAATCTAACGAGAATGATTACGCAATGTACTTATATGATCCTAAGTCATATGACACCGCCAAGGCAACTACTTCAGCTAGTAAAAAGGATGCTAAGCCAGAAATCTCCGAAACTGCATTTACAAACCTGAAACTTCCAACAGATCCATGGGATATTCTTTTCGCCAGAGCTGAAGGATTGCACGCACACGGTCATGCTGCAGAAGCATGTATCCTAGGTGTTCGACTAGCAGAGCAGCTCCTAACAAACCCGCCTGATTTAATGATAGAATTACCACCCACACAAACGAAAGGGAAACGTAAGAAGGTCAATCCGATTTCTCATCAGTTGAGCATGTTAGCCTCTGACACGTTGGCCAAATGCGCATTTCTTTGCTCAGTCTTAGCTGAAAATCATGAACACTTTCATCTTGCATTTAAGGTTGGTCTGTTTGGATTAGAAATGCCGCGACCGCCGGCAACAACCAAACCCCTCGAAGTGAAGATGGCACATCAAGAATCAGAACTGGTCGGTCTTCTCAAAAGAATACCGCTAGGCCAGAGTGAATTAGACATAATCAGAGATAGGGCACAAAAGCTGCAAAGCGGCGTGTTAAAAAGCCGTGGTGAAGCTCTTCTACCCCTCATGTTAGCCACCTTTATCATAGAAACCCTTGTCATTTCTGGACCAACTCGGCAGTTCAGTCGAAATTTACGTTTACCGACCGATGAAAATCTAGGTTTTGAAGCTGCAGTAGCCGCAATTGGCCTTAAAGCAAACGTCTCTGAGGCGGACCATCCTTTGCTTTGCGAAGGAACACGAAGGCAGAGAGGTGAGCTTGCAATTACTTTACTGACTTATTACAAAGACGACCAAAACAAATTAGCCCGAAT
This window of the Bemisia tabaci chromosome 3, PGI_BMITA_v3 genome carries:
- the Dora gene encoding zinc finger SWIM domain-containing protein 8 homolog, with translation MLDPWADTDNDRFSFEDSDRFEDDSLCSWSTEPESLCNNWRGWKKQSVGPASVFGSTKKPANEKAFQVPPLCELAAFCVASHIPFELVEQVYPPVPEQLQLRIAFWSFPDNEEDIRLYSCLANSSADEFQRGEQLFKAKAVKDPLQIGFHLSASVHTHNASQIKYQFVVAITFDRRRITSCTCTCNSSAYWCSHIVAVCLHRIHWPNQVTLRAPVSESLSRLQRDQLQKFAQYLISELPQQILPTAQRILDELLSPHPSVINSVSGAPDPTAGASANEQTAWYLDEKTLHDNINKILIKFCVPAPIVFSDVNYLSNTAPPAASEWTSLLRPLRGREPEGMWNLLSIVREMFKRNDCNALPLLEIITEECVAIEQILVWWFSTKVALQGGSLSSGGHGGGKHSSMNSNSHSMQHACASLCDEIVILWRLAALNPGISPTERSLLQAQFKQWHIKALDKVMKNKMLNTSNSKSGSSHNNWRVDSEVFSGFKPAVEACFLDWEDYQIPGITYNDVSCGGAWLYTTQPFTACFKHSESASRTDHIVFNPVSSSQIVLHCDHHPRHQHDSRGNHHHHHGFHVRPSRSQKQPLPESFPYCGTSRTDMSPSDLISYDHPLSVTQGLRLMSRMNDLANLTNVAGINNSNDGDNRSSVSSEGFCENNGPDTPPPVDASDSQDGGGSDSSSSSAHLRHAKSKNISSSSTSNNRSGDESDYSMKNIQLPSSSKDTPSTSKTDDQSLKKDDVFIETTQPSTTAPVITATTSNATPENGDKRRLSKDDSISSSNSDSQQSNENDYAMYLYDPKSYDTAKATTSASKKDAKPEISETAFTNLKLPTDPWDILFARAEGLHAHGHAAEACILGVRLAEQLLTNPPDLMIELPPTQTKGKRKKVNPISHQLSMLASDTLAKCAFLCSVLAENHEHFHLAFKVGLFGLEMPRPPATTKPLEVKMAHQESELVGLLKRIPLGQSELDIIRDRAQKLQSGVLKSRGEALLPLMLATFIIETLVISGPTRQFSRNLRLPTDENLGFEAAVAAIGLKANVSEADHPLLCEGTRRQRGELAITLLTYYKDDQNKLARIMDKLLDREVHQLIKTPVPSWYYSNNPTARSMSSRSRHESTRASNPANFALNEVNHLLDSNLASHDCQPGFSGNMNSRRHSLTSGDLDMNLELGLGSLTLNGPAPGIACSPQAVPCVTPAVPTTPTTTTTTRSKEMRFKGKRAYPSIPNQPSEAGAHFTLELAKSILLKAGGNSSTSLFTQAPSSHPHLGPHRALQMCAFQLGLYGLGLHNCVSPNWLSRTYSSHVSWLSGQAIEIGAPAIMFLIDTWEGHLTPTEAVSIADRASRNIDANVVRAAAELALSCLPHSPALSPAEIHRAVLQCKEQSKAALEAACLTVENAGKGGGVYPEVLFTVARHWYELYLQTLKDKRSMSHEPEVLEEAAQDPMEHMNQAQNPMVHHSPPPPPPPPPIQPAYYPVEQLSPFTVATPYGLTAFQPVQYVRHTRHTHHPHMAMRPPPAAIYVPPTAITYRPHAANQPVASGCIPVTSVGQSAPPLQYFVPSGHHILPPSLPQFEPQPVTNSSPQSMMMLTSANGQPPNQQMVPQPQLKPQRFSQTQLRYLLSAYRVGMLALETLSRRVHDDRPISKYARNPPYSEDIKWLFNVSTELGSQYVLKFCFSAVNSVVSPFILHEVAFEAAQYLSRNNHALYIQHLRSTLAPLMQKCQQMYIQCMHQQLYHLGPNEYEDFINIILTARAAFQITPDASMQFKEWLQSIRRSKSCKKELWTQLNAALMTSGK